Proteins encoded in a region of the Deltaproteobacteria bacterium genome:
- the pilB gene encoding type IV-A pilus assembly ATPase PilB, with amino-acid sequence MMKTQASEMSKDFCSFPRVDLSQIDPDTSLMGLIPYTLAKRYQVLPLFRRDRELTLAMKDPSKLSTLNDLEFLTGLQIIPVLADEEELGIAIEKNYSSVEEHAFDNMVEDMDLMGDGLEPETLDTSEHELDVGKLRESAEGTPVVKLVNILLSEAIRRGASDIHLEPYEKSFRIRMRIDGVLQQIMTPPKSMQAPVTSRLKIMSSLNIAERRLPQDGRMKVKFQGREIDFRVSTLPGLYGEKVVLRLLDKSSLSLDMETLGFNQQEMDDFGRAISMPWGMLLVTGPTGSGKSTTLYAALNHISHEGINIMTVEDPVEYNIDGVNQFQTYEKIGLNFARVLRSFLRQDPDVIMVGEMRDRETAEIGVKAALTGHLVLTTLHTNDSPSTITRLIDMEIEPYLIASSVNLVMSQRLVRKVCQECKQPTEYNQAYLKNMGFREEELSGITLYRGAGCPKCNDSGYKGRMALFEIMPVRGGLIELISKGASTDEIRDVARRQGLRTLRESGIARIKEGLTSVDEVVRVTAEVQ; translated from the coding sequence TTGATGAAAACGCAGGCCTCGGAAATGTCTAAAGACTTCTGCTCGTTTCCTCGCGTGGACCTTTCCCAGATTGATCCGGATACGAGTCTCATGGGGTTGATCCCCTACACGTTGGCGAAGCGATATCAAGTGCTTCCCCTGTTCAGGCGGGATCGCGAGCTGACGCTGGCCATGAAAGACCCCTCCAAACTCAGCACCTTGAACGATCTCGAGTTCCTGACAGGTCTTCAGATCATCCCGGTGCTGGCGGATGAGGAAGAGTTAGGCATCGCCATCGAAAAAAACTATTCGTCCGTGGAAGAACATGCCTTCGATAACATGGTCGAAGACATGGACTTGATGGGCGACGGCCTCGAACCCGAAACGCTCGACACCTCCGAGCACGAGCTGGACGTCGGCAAGCTACGCGAGTCCGCCGAGGGAACCCCTGTCGTAAAACTGGTCAATATCCTCCTTTCCGAGGCGATTCGGCGCGGCGCCAGTGACATTCATCTGGAACCGTACGAGAAATCGTTTCGTATCCGAATGCGAATCGACGGCGTTCTCCAACAGATCATGACCCCACCCAAGTCGATGCAAGCTCCTGTGACGAGCCGTCTGAAAATCATGAGCAGTCTGAACATAGCCGAGCGAAGGCTTCCTCAGGACGGCCGCATGAAAGTGAAGTTTCAGGGACGGGAAATCGATTTCCGCGTATCCACCCTGCCGGGCCTCTACGGAGAAAAAGTCGTTCTCCGTCTATTGGACAAGTCCAGTCTCTCTTTGGACATGGAGACCCTGGGGTTCAACCAGCAGGAGATGGACGATTTCGGCCGAGCCATTTCCATGCCTTGGGGAATGTTGCTGGTCACCGGTCCCACCGGAAGCGGAAAATCCACTACTTTGTACGCGGCCCTGAATCATATCAGCCACGAAGGCATCAACATCATGACGGTGGAGGATCCGGTCGAGTACAATATTGACGGGGTCAATCAGTTCCAGACCTACGAAAAAATCGGGCTTAATTTCGCCCGAGTGCTCCGTTCTTTCTTGCGACAGGACCCGGACGTGATCATGGTCGGTGAAATGCGGGACCGGGAGACCGCTGAAATCGGTGTCAAAGCGGCCCTTACCGGCCATCTGGTCCTCACCACGCTCCATACCAATGACTCTCCATCGACCATCACCCGACTGATCGATATGGAAATCGAACCTTATCTGATTGCGTCGTCCGTGAATTTAGTAATGAGCCAGCGCCTTGTAAGAAAGGTCTGTCAGGAATGCAAACAGCCGACGGAGTACAATCAGGCTTATCTGAAGAATATGGGATTCAGAGAGGAAGAATTGAGCGGGATCACCCTGTATCGCGGCGCAGGATGTCCCAAGTGCAACGACTCCGGATACAAAGGAAGAATGGCCCTGTTCGAGATCATGCCCGTTCGCGGTGGTTTGATCGAACTGATATCTAAAGGCGCCTCCACCGACGAAATCAGGGACGTGGCGAGGAGGCAGGGCCTCAGAACATTACGGGAAAGCGGCATCGCCCGGATAAAGGAAGGTCTCACGAGCGTGGACGAGGTCGTTAGGGTCACCGCCGAAGTGCAGTAA